In Deinococcus sp. QL22, the following are encoded in one genomic region:
- the prfA gene encoding peptide chain release factor 1, whose product MSGRLEELAAEFSMVELALGDPAMLAEPREYARLTRRHRELTPLVTLLRERDSLTTDLAGARELLADPDMRELAAGEVESITARLAGIETDLEVLLLPTDPDDGKNVILELRAGAGGAEAGLFATDLLRMYTRYAEGANLKLNVLDASESDLGGASKVVAEITGDFAYRAFKWERGVHRVQRVPATESAGRIHTSTVTVAVLPEVQQDEVHLDLSEVRIDVYRSQGAGGQGVNTTDSAVRAVYRAGTPDEIMVVCQDGRSQIKNREKALIVLASRLAERERAAREQRERSERASQVGSGDRSEKIRTYNYAQNRVTDHRLEGDTKNFALDSVIEGQVSPVVAALARAERERQLVEMGQQQQDGQYGAA is encoded by the coding sequence ATGAGTGGCCGTCTGGAAGAGCTGGCGGCAGAGTTCAGCATGGTCGAACTGGCGTTGGGCGATCCGGCGATGCTGGCCGAACCCCGCGAGTACGCCCGCCTGACCCGCCGCCACCGCGAACTGACGCCGCTGGTCACACTCCTCCGCGAGCGCGACAGCCTCACCACCGACCTTGCGGGCGCACGCGAACTGCTGGCCGATCCCGATATGCGCGAGCTGGCGGCGGGAGAAGTGGAAAGCATTACGGCGCGGTTGGCGGGCATAGAAACTGACCTTGAAGTGCTGCTGCTGCCCACCGATCCCGACGACGGCAAGAACGTGATTCTGGAGCTGCGGGCCGGGGCAGGCGGGGCCGAAGCAGGCCTGTTTGCCACCGACTTACTGAGGATGTACACCCGCTACGCCGAGGGCGCGAACCTGAAACTGAACGTGCTGGACGCCTCCGAGAGCGATCTGGGCGGCGCGAGCAAGGTGGTGGCCGAAATTACGGGCGACTTCGCCTACCGCGCCTTCAAGTGGGAACGGGGCGTTCACCGCGTGCAGCGCGTACCCGCCACCGAATCGGCGGGCCGGATTCACACCAGTACGGTGACGGTGGCCGTGCTGCCCGAAGTACAGCAGGACGAAGTGCATCTGGATTTGTCGGAAGTACGGATCGATGTGTACCGCTCTCAGGGTGCGGGCGGGCAGGGCGTGAACACCACCGACAGCGCGGTGCGGGCCGTGTACCGCGCAGGCACACCCGACGAAATCATGGTGGTCTGTCAGGATGGCCGCAGCCAGATCAAGAACCGTGAAAAGGCGCTGATCGTGCTGGCATCCCGGCTGGCCGAGCGCGAACGGGCCGCCCGCGAACAGCGCGAACGCTCGGAGCGGGCCTCTCAGGTGGGCAGCGGTGACCGATCCGAGAAAATCCGGACGTACAACTATGCCCAGAATCGCGTGACCGATCATAGGTTAGAGGGCGATACCAAAAACTTTGCGCTCGACAGTGTGATCGAGGGTCAGGTGTCTCCGGTGGTGGCCGCCCTGGCGCGGGCCGAGCGCGAGCGGCAACTGGTCGAAATGGGCCAGCAACAGCAGGACGGGCAGTATGGCGCGGCGTGA
- a CDS encoding Ig-like domain-containing protein: protein MRTTPTVFAFMSLALVLASCGGPNTPGTPGATGPLVKVDVAALGGLRAQGLTGDAGPLYFNVNVRDSQNQLVAFNGTTFDPTGTGTKTLTLNLSNAFRQTLLLPAGSYSFETAAKDGATGSTLLAYGPAAENTATIQGDGAVVRLKFHAVFDKASSSLDFSTNTPLLFTNSTFNLKLSPKIAPVGEVSATVPTTDIGNVTYTLGNTTDAVLNNAGSKIGINLTARGTAEDSTLNVTASFNAWTQVDGTDTAVYGPTTLDFSKAIETNALVADTVMPTLMFNTVSSGYLGTSTPLSGTATDDVMLSEIRVYDDNALVASNVQSDNVTAITTDESGNWSTSWTPTVVGNHDLSVIVSDSTGNESRADQSASVSPVAPYTLGSNGALNEVHYELTNGVARTFKVIVPANNGSLFFALFNPADCQPIGCAPFGTKQFTSSMVDAQGNPVALATAIYNGNEYDYTNALPGGEYFVTINPTADSKVSLYGYSY, encoded by the coding sequence GTGCGTACAACCCCCACTGTGTTCGCGTTCATGTCCCTCGCCCTCGTCCTCGCCAGCTGCGGCGGCCCCAACACCCCTGGTACCCCTGGTGCCACCGGCCCCCTGGTCAAGGTCGACGTCGCCGCTCTCGGTGGTCTCCGTGCTCAGGGCCTGACCGGCGACGCGGGGCCGTTGTACTTCAACGTGAACGTCCGCGACAGCCAGAATCAACTCGTGGCCTTCAACGGCACCACCTTTGACCCCACCGGCACGGGCACCAAGACCCTGACCCTGAACCTCAGCAACGCCTTCCGCCAGACTCTGCTGCTCCCCGCCGGCAGCTACTCCTTCGAAACCGCCGCCAAAGATGGCGCCACCGGCAGCACCCTGCTCGCCTACGGCCCCGCTGCAGAGAACACCGCCACGATTCAAGGTGATGGCGCTGTCGTGCGTCTGAAGTTCCATGCGGTCTTCGATAAGGCCAGCAGCAGCCTGGACTTCAGCACCAACACCCCACTCTTGTTCACCAACAGCACCTTCAACCTGAAACTGTCCCCCAAGATTGCCCCCGTGGGTGAGGTGAGCGCGACCGTGCCCACCACGGACATCGGCAACGTCACCTATACCCTGGGCAACACCACGGACGCTGTCCTGAACAATGCGGGCAGCAAAATCGGCATCAACCTCACCGCGCGCGGCACGGCGGAAGACAGCACCCTGAATGTCACGGCCAGCTTTAACGCCTGGACACAAGTGGACGGCACCGACACCGCCGTGTACGGCCCCACCACGCTGGACTTCAGCAAGGCGATTGAAACCAACGCCCTGGTCGCGGACACCGTCATGCCCACCCTGATGTTCAACACCGTGAGCAGCGGGTACCTAGGCACCAGCACACCCCTGAGCGGCACGGCAACGGATGACGTGATGCTCAGCGAGATTCGCGTGTATGACGATAACGCGTTGGTGGCCAGCAACGTACAGAGCGACAATGTGACGGCCATCACCACTGATGAGAGTGGCAACTGGAGTACCAGCTGGACGCCAACGGTCGTGGGCAACCATGACCTGAGCGTGATCGTGTCTGATAGCACCGGCAACGAAAGCCGTGCGGATCAATCGGCAAGCGTGTCTCCGGTGGCTCCTTACACACTGGGCAGCAATGGGGCTCTCAACGAAGTGCATTACGAGCTGACCAATGGTGTTGCGCGAACCTTCAAGGTGATTGTGCCTGCGAACAACGGCAGCTTGTTCTTCGCCCTGTTCAACCCGGCCGATTGCCAGCCGATTGGCTGTGCACCCTTTGGTACGAAACAGTTCACGAGTTCGATGGTGGACGCTCAGGGCAACCCTGTGGCCCTGGCCACTGCTATATATAACGGCAATGAGTATGATTACACCAATGCGCTTCCGGGCGGGGAGTATTTCGTCACGATCAACCCAACGGCAGACAGCAAGGTGTCGCTGTACGGGTATAGCTACTGA
- a CDS encoding homoserine dehydrogenase — translation MRTVTVGLLGCGTVGENVLRLLQKRKDIFDNLGVEVVVAGVLVRDAARERDIPAGIPLTDDPAFLQECAVVMECMGGIERPLELLAPYLRSGRPVITANKALLAERWDDLRDHALAGRLYYEASVMAGTPVIGPMSTVLRASTFVGLQAVLNGTCNYILTQMEAGREYTEALSEAQALGYAEDPPTLDVGGFDTAHKLAVLARFSADGNYPYSAVQVTGIEDVTLEDIAAARERGERIKLVAELVKVDGEWTATVSPQSLPDTHPLCTAGASRNALVYEGEESGTLIFAGGGAGGMVTASAMVGDLLDWLIGFPGHVPLH, via the coding sequence ATGAGAACCGTGACTGTGGGGCTGTTGGGGTGCGGAACCGTGGGCGAAAATGTTCTGCGGCTGCTGCAAAAGCGCAAAGATATCTTCGACAACCTGGGCGTAGAAGTGGTAGTGGCGGGCGTGCTGGTGCGCGACGCGGCACGCGAGCGCGATATTCCGGCGGGCATTCCCCTCACCGACGATCCGGCCTTTTTGCAGGAATGCGCGGTGGTCATGGAATGCATGGGCGGCATAGAGCGCCCGCTGGAACTGCTGGCCCCCTACTTGCGGAGCGGGCGGCCCGTGATCACCGCCAACAAGGCCCTCCTGGCCGAACGCTGGGACGACTTGCGCGATCATGCGCTGGCCGGACGCCTGTATTACGAAGCCAGCGTGATGGCCGGGACGCCCGTCATCGGGCCAATGAGTACCGTGCTGCGGGCCAGTACCTTCGTGGGCCTGCAGGCTGTGCTGAACGGCACCTGCAACTACATTCTGACCCAGATGGAAGCGGGACGCGAGTATACGGAAGCCCTCTCGGAAGCGCAGGCGTTGGGCTACGCCGAAGACCCACCGACGCTGGATGTGGGCGGCTTCGACACCGCGCACAAGCTGGCGGTACTGGCCCGCTTCAGTGCCGACGGCAATTACCCGTACAGCGCCGTGCAGGTCACGGGAATAGAGGACGTGACGCTGGAAGACATCGCCGCCGCCCGTGAACGCGGCGAACGAATTAAGCTGGTGGCCGAATTGGTGAAGGTGGACGGCGAGTGGACGGCCACCGTGTCGCCCCAGAGTCTGCCCGACACGCACCCGCTGTGTACCGCGGGGGCCAGCCGGAACGCGCTGGTGTACGAGGGAGAGGAGAGCGGCACCCTGATTTTTGCAGGCGGCGGCGCAGGCGGCATGGTCACGGCGTCCGCGATGGTGGGCGACTTGCTCGATTGGCTGATCGGCTTTCCGGGGCATGTGCCTCTGCACTGA
- a CDS encoding ion transporter, translating into MTAVAPVSLRRKLYSFLNPADGMGRAETSFNVLLALLILTNVVLTVVGTMPEVARQYGAALRTFDLACAAVFALEYLARLYVVPERPDSRGVGTGQAYLRYALSPLPLIDLLVIVSMVLPHTSTLASLRGLRLLKLLSLLRLGRYSHSLQLIGRVIQQRAGELLTIMLIVVVLVFIAASVLYQVESSAGTKGFESIPNALWWAVVTLTTTGYGDVFPVTPLGKLAAGFIMLFGVGMVALPAGMIASGFAEELARLRIKENDIHTEQIVAAAVQGAYCPHCGTRLKASAEPVKPELAAKEAGTQS; encoded by the coding sequence ATGACCGCCGTCGCCCCAGTCTCCCTCCGGCGCAAGTTGTACAGTTTCCTGAACCCTGCTGATGGCATGGGCCGCGCCGAGACTTCCTTCAATGTTCTGCTCGCACTTCTGATCTTGACCAATGTCGTTCTGACGGTGGTGGGTACGATGCCCGAAGTGGCGCGGCAGTACGGCGCGGCCCTACGTACCTTCGATCTAGCCTGCGCCGCCGTGTTCGCGCTCGAATATCTGGCGCGGTTGTACGTGGTGCCCGAACGCCCGGACTCGCGGGGGGTGGGCACGGGCCAGGCTTATCTGCGCTACGCCCTCAGCCCGCTGCCACTGATTGACCTGTTGGTCATCGTGTCTATGGTGTTGCCGCATACCAGCACTCTAGCCAGCCTGCGCGGATTGCGCTTGCTCAAATTGTTGTCACTGTTGCGTCTGGGACGATATTCTCACTCGCTTCAGCTGATCGGGCGGGTCATACAGCAACGGGCCGGAGAACTGCTGACCATCATGCTGATCGTGGTGGTGTTGGTCTTTATTGCCGCCAGTGTGCTGTATCAGGTGGAATCGAGCGCCGGAACCAAAGGCTTCGAGAGCATTCCGAACGCGCTGTGGTGGGCGGTGGTTACCCTGACCACTACGGGCTACGGCGACGTGTTTCCAGTAACGCCGCTGGGCAAGCTGGCTGCCGGGTTCATCATGCTGTTCGGGGTGGGGATGGTGGCCCTGCCCGCAGGCATGATCGCCAGCGGGTTCGCGGAAGAATTGGCGCGTCTGCGAATCAAGGAAAATGACATTCATACCGAGCAGATCGTGGCCGCCGCCGTGCAGGGCGCGTACTGCCCACACTGCGGCACACGCCTAAAAGCGTCAGCTGAACCAGTGAAGCCAGAATTGGCGGCAAAGGAGGCAGGAACCCAAAGTTGA
- a CDS encoding DNA-3-methyladenine glycosylase, producing MFTPVSPAYFQRDPVQIARQVLGGTLVRVLPGGERLSGRVVEVEAYDCPRDPACTAGRFHAARSAEMAIPAGQWLFWTAHGHPLLQVACREEGVSASVLIRAIEPQEGIGQMLTHRPVTRERDLTNGPAKLVYALGLNPAQITGTWVNSAGLHLCLPDQPLPDEQVQTTARVGIREGRNLPWRFLLQGNAWVSPAVPSMELAVGTGDGTKKI from the coding sequence GTGTTTACGCCCGTCTCCCCCGCATACTTCCAGCGTGACCCGGTGCAAATAGCGCGGCAAGTGTTAGGCGGAACGCTGGTGCGGGTGCTGCCGGGCGGCGAGCGCCTGAGCGGGCGGGTGGTGGAAGTAGAAGCTTACGATTGCCCACGCGATCCGGCCTGCACTGCGGGTAGATTTCACGCCGCCCGCAGCGCGGAAATGGCGATTCCGGCGGGACAGTGGCTGTTCTGGACGGCGCACGGTCACCCGCTGCTTCAGGTGGCCTGCCGGGAGGAAGGCGTGTCGGCCAGTGTGCTGATTAGAGCCATAGAACCGCAAGAGGGCATCGGCCAGATGCTGACGCACCGCCCGGTCACGCGGGAACGCGATCTGACCAACGGCCCCGCCAAGTTGGTCTATGCGCTGGGACTGAATCCGGCGCAGATTACGGGAACTTGGGTCAACAGTGCCGGGCTGCATCTTTGCCTGCCCGACCAACCCCTGCCCGACGAACAAGTGCAAACCACCGCCCGCGTGGGCATCCGCGAAGGCCGCAATTTACCCTGGCGCTTCCTGTTGCAGGGCAATGCGTGGGTGTCGCCTGCCGTGCCGAGTATGGAGTTGGCGGTTGGCACAGGCGATGGAACGAAAAAAATATAA
- a CDS encoding alpha-amylase family glycosyl hydrolase encodes MLAAISPEVRPHQPITPDWVKNAVFYQIFPDRFARSGRVTGLNLQPWGDQPHFHKYMGGDLWGVIEKLDHIVSLGVNAIYFCPVFQSASNHRYHTHDYYQVDPMLGGNEALAALIAAAHERGLKVVLDGVFNHASRGFFQFNDLLEQGDASAYRDWFHVEGWPLSAYDDARPAGYHAWWGNRALPKFNTGNPAVRDFLWDIAEYWIEQGVDGWRLDVPNEIDDDSFWQEFRRRVKAINPDAYIVGEIWGDAHRWLQGDQFDAVMNYHFTRPCLAFFGAHTLDHPMNERSGTGFVPPMSAPEFGRRMTEVTQMYHPDVVAAQLNLLDSHDTARYLTAVGGDASAYRLATIFQMTYVGAPCIYYGDEIGLPGGPDPDCRRAFPWDRQNEWDTATLNLTRQLVGARHTTTALRHGTFDVTYAEGDQIAYARAHAEGNAHVVLNCAPHAARIPLSGVLAGTYTDVLTGLTLELNGDTEIEVPARSGVVLVPARPERIV; translated from the coding sequence ATGCTCGCCGCCATTTCCCCCGAAGTCCGCCCCCATCAGCCCATCACGCCCGATTGGGTGAAAAACGCCGTGTTCTATCAGATTTTCCCCGACCGTTTCGCCCGCAGTGGGCGCGTCACGGGCCTGAATTTGCAGCCCTGGGGCGATCAGCCGCATTTTCACAAGTACATGGGCGGCGACCTCTGGGGCGTCATCGAGAAACTGGATCACATCGTGAGCCTCGGCGTGAACGCCATTTATTTTTGCCCGGTATTCCAGTCGGCCAGCAACCACCGGTACCACACGCACGACTATTACCAAGTCGACCCGATGCTGGGCGGCAACGAGGCGCTGGCGGCCCTGATCGCGGCGGCCCACGAGCGCGGCCTGAAGGTTGTGCTCGACGGCGTGTTCAACCATGCCAGCCGGGGCTTTTTTCAATTCAACGACCTGCTGGAACAGGGCGACGCCAGCGCCTACCGCGACTGGTTCCATGTGGAAGGCTGGCCCCTGTCGGCCTACGACGACGCCCGCCCCGCCGGATACCACGCGTGGTGGGGCAACCGCGCCCTGCCCAAATTCAATACGGGTAACCCCGCCGTGCGCGACTTCCTGTGGGACATCGCCGAATACTGGATCGAGCAGGGCGTGGACGGCTGGCGACTGGACGTACCCAACGAGATCGACGACGATTCCTTCTGGCAGGAGTTTCGCCGCCGCGTGAAAGCCATCAACCCCGACGCCTACATCGTGGGCGAAATCTGGGGCGACGCGCACCGCTGGTTGCAGGGCGACCAATTCGACGCTGTAATGAACTACCACTTCACGCGGCCTTGCTTGGCTTTTTTCGGCGCTCACACGCTGGATCACCCCATGAACGAGCGCAGCGGCACCGGATTCGTGCCCCCCATGAGCGCCCCCGAATTTGGGCGGCGCATGACCGAAGTGACCCAGATGTACCACCCGGACGTGGTGGCGGCGCAACTGAACCTGCTGGACTCGCACGACACGGCGCGGTACCTGACGGCAGTCGGCGGCGACGCCTCCGCCTACCGCCTCGCCACTATTTTTCAGATGACCTACGTGGGCGCGCCCTGCATCTATTACGGCGATGAAATCGGCCTGCCCGGTGGCCCCGACCCCGATTGCCGCCGCGCCTTTCCGTGGGATCGCCAGAACGAATGGGACACGGCTACGCTGAACCTGACCCGCCAACTGGTAGGCGCTCGCCACACGACGACGGCCCTGCGGCACGGCACGTTCGACGTAACCTATGCGGAAGGCGACCAGATCGCTTACGCCCGCGCCCACGCCGAGGGCAACGCGCATGTGGTTCTGAACTGTGCCCCCCATGCCGCCCGCATTCCACTGTCGGGTGTGCTGGCCGGAACGTATACCGATGTGCTGACGGGGCTGACGTTGGAACTGAACGGAGATACGGAGATTGAAGTGCCTGCTCGGAGCGGCGTGGTGCTGGTGCCTGCGCGGCCGGAGAGGATCGTCTGA
- a CDS encoding RNA polymerase sigma factor, with amino-acid sequence MTSPSLTPDPPDEALIARMAQGDEDALRELHSRHSRLLYALGTRMLRQPDDVESCVQDAFMNAWKHSARFDSARASVKTWLVSIAHHRFLQELRDRPDTPLEIEDWDAPVAASDPTDRILASRAVDVLDANQRHLVELAYYQGHSHSELAVLTGLPIGTVKSRLRLALDRMRSALAVPAKPSRPESGY; translated from the coding sequence ATGACTTCTCCCAGCCTGACTCCTGACCCGCCCGACGAGGCCCTGATCGCCCGCATGGCGCAGGGGGACGAGGACGCCCTCAGAGAGCTGCACTCCCGGCATTCGCGCCTGCTGTACGCGCTGGGAACCCGGATGCTCCGGCAACCCGACGATGTAGAAAGTTGCGTGCAAGACGCGTTCATGAACGCCTGGAAGCACTCCGCCCGTTTCGATTCGGCCCGCGCCAGCGTCAAGACCTGGTTGGTCAGCATCGCTCACCACCGCTTCTTGCAGGAACTGCGAGACCGCCCCGACACCCCGCTGGAAATAGAAGACTGGGACGCGCCTGTAGCCGCCAGCGACCCCACCGACCGGATTCTGGCTTCCCGCGCTGTAGATGTTCTGGACGCCAACCAACGGCACCTCGTGGAACTGGCCTACTATCAGGGACATTCGCACAGCGAACTGGCGGTACTGACAGGGTTACCCATTGGCACTGTAAAATCGAGGTTGCGGCTGGCCCTCGACCGGATGCGTTCCGCGTTGGCCGTGCCCGCCAAGCCTTCCCGCCCAGAGTCAGGATATTGA
- a CDS encoding HD domain-containing protein: MFRRSHAVFSQFPKEVWPAGGLLVGGAARDILRRVTPGDYDWAVSDPANSATALARAQGGSAFPLDQERGYWRVHLPDGVQHDFVPLPDDLNADLLRRDFTVNAMALDAARHLHDPTGGQADLRARRLRMVSAQNVYTDPLRAWRAARFEITLGFQIEAATEQTVREVAAALAAGRLRLPAPERVREEMQALLGHPDAARGILRLEELGLLALTLPELREGIGVAQGGFHHLDVFGHGAETLHQLLARFADAPLPLRWAALLHDVGKPRAHALSGGQNFYGHDKLGAEMTREVLARLKLSGDDTARAASLVDAHMLRLPQNDTEARRFVHRRRALLPDLLALMLADREAARGPSSSPASRHAYAAALDRVLAALEDQPAAPKPLLTGSQIIALLDIEPGPRVGQALRALNEAAALGSVKNPQEAREFVQNWATGPPSDEAQAQANK; the protein is encoded by the coding sequence ATGTTTCGCCGTTCCCACGCTGTGTTTTCGCAGTTTCCTAAAGAGGTCTGGCCTGCGGGCGGCCTGTTGGTGGGCGGCGCAGCGCGGGACATCTTGCGGAGAGTCACGCCGGGAGATTACGACTGGGCGGTGTCTGATCCGGCAAACTCAGCCACCGCACTGGCCCGCGCACAGGGTGGCTCGGCTTTTCCGCTGGATCAGGAGCGGGGCTATTGGCGGGTTCATTTGCCGGACGGCGTGCAACATGACTTTGTGCCACTGCCAGACGACCTGAACGCCGACCTGCTGAGGCGAGATTTTACGGTCAATGCGATGGCACTGGACGCGGCGAGGCACCTGCATGACCCCACCGGCGGGCAGGCCGACCTGCGGGCGCGGCGGCTGAGGATGGTTTCGGCACAGAATGTATATACCGACCCGTTGAGGGCGTGGCGAGCGGCCCGGTTCGAGATTACGTTGGGATTCCAGATAGAAGCCGCCACCGAGCAGACCGTGCGGGAGGTGGCTGCCGCCCTCGCTGCTGGCCGCCTGCGGCTGCCTGCGCCAGAGCGGGTGCGCGAGGAGATGCAGGCCCTCCTGGGCCACCCAGACGCGGCGCGGGGCATCCTGCGGCTGGAGGAACTGGGACTGCTGGCCCTCACCCTGCCGGAACTGCGGGAAGGCATCGGCGTGGCGCAGGGCGGGTTTCATCATCTGGATGTGTTTGGGCATGGGGCAGAAACCCTGCACCAATTGCTGGCCCGCTTTGCCGACGCCCCGCTGCCCCTACGCTGGGCCGCCCTGCTGCACGATGTGGGCAAGCCCCGCGCCCACGCTCTCAGCGGCGGTCAGAATTTTTATGGGCACGACAAGTTGGGCGCAGAGATGACGCGGGAGGTACTGGCGCGGCTGAAACTCTCCGGAGACGACACAGCGCGGGCGGCAAGCTTGGTGGACGCACACATGCTCCGTTTGCCCCAAAACGACACCGAGGCCCGGCGCTTTGTCCATCGTCGCCGGGCGCTGTTGCCCGATCTGCTGGCCCTGATGCTGGCCGACCGGGAAGCGGCGCGTGGGCCGAGCAGCAGCCCCGCTTCCCGGCACGCTTATGCCGCCGCACTAGACCGGGTGCTGGCCGCGCTGGAAGACCAACCCGCCGCACCGAAACCGCTATTGACGGGCAGCCAAATCATCGCCCTTCTAGACATCGAACCCGGCCCGCGGGTGGGGCAGGCACTCCGGGCGCTGAACGAGGCCGCCGCGCTGGGTAGCGTAAAAAACCCGCAGGAAGCCCGCGAATTTGTGCAGAACTGGGCAACCGGTCCCCCATCAGATGAAGCCCAAGCGCAGGCAAATAAATGA
- a CDS encoding anti-sigma factor domain-containing protein, protein MTIDQDQLTAYALGILPPEEEGRVRAAIEADPALRAQLDADLAVLVALSESLPDSPVPAGAEDRLMARLHAERSAAGPAAPLVTPLPALSEGAQAASAPAEPLSRPARRPLWPLLGALGLAAAVTAVLVLRPAADPVSQYASTPGSVTETVAVEGRDLGQLVRLPDGRAYLYLASAADAGRVYQLWQIVGGKPASLGVFDGQGILITGLQAGATIAVSVEPTGGSEQPTTTPILVREL, encoded by the coding sequence GTGACCATTGATCAGGATCAACTGACCGCCTACGCCCTGGGCATCCTGCCACCTGAAGAAGAGGGGCGCGTTCGGGCGGCCATAGAAGCCGACCCGGCCCTCCGGGCGCAGTTGGACGCCGACCTGGCCGTACTGGTGGCCCTCAGCGAATCTCTGCCCGACAGCCCCGTGCCCGCCGGAGCCGAAGACCGCCTGATGGCCCGCCTGCACGCTGAACGCTCTGCTGCTGGCCCCGCCGCTCCACTTGTGACGCCGCTGCCCGCTCTGTCTGAGGGTGCTCAGGCCGCTTCTGCCCCCGCCGAGCCGCTTTCCCGGCCTGCCCGCCGCCCGCTGTGGCCGCTGCTGGGCGCGCTGGGCCTGGCCGCCGCCGTCACCGCTGTACTGGTGCTACGCCCTGCCGCCGACCCGGTGAGCCAATACGCCAGCACGCCCGGCTCAGTGACCGAAACGGTAGCTGTAGAGGGCCGTGATCTGGGCCAGTTGGTGCGCCTGCCCGATGGCCGCGCCTACCTTTACCTGGCAAGCGCCGCCGATGCGGGCCGCGTGTACCAGTTGTGGCAGATCGTGGGGGGCAAACCTGCCTCGCTGGGCGTATTCGACGGGCAAGGCATCCTGATCACCGGGCTGCAAGCTGGAGCCACCATTGCCGTAAGTGTGGAACCGACAGGCGGAAGCGAACAGCCGACGACCACGCCAATCTTGGTGCGTGAACTGTAA
- a CDS encoding twin-arginine translocase TatA/TatE family subunit → MPNIGPAEIMLILLVALVVFGPRKLPELGKSLGNGLREFRKGTSGLKAELDGGLRDPVPAPVVMDAQPVAAAVAPSAVTPRAPQA, encoded by the coding sequence ATGCCCAATATCGGCCCCGCTGAAATTATGTTGATTCTGCTCGTTGCACTGGTTGTCTTCGGCCCCCGCAAGCTGCCCGAACTGGGCAAGAGCCTGGGCAATGGCCTGCGCGAATTCCGCAAGGGAACGTCTGGCCTGAAGGCCGAACTGGACGGCGGGCTGCGTGACCCCGTGCCCGCGCCTGTGGTCATGGACGCTCAGCCTGTTGCTGCTGCTGTCGCTCCCAGCGCCGTTACCCCCCGCGCCCCTCAAGCCTGA
- a CDS encoding NUDIX hydrolase has translation MARRDLLVAAGILRDRFGRVLLVGNDWQGHGRVRHTLPGGVVEQGETLPEALYREIIEETGLKLTGIKHMAYTVHIEDERRGERAIAVAFEATWEGLLNPADPDGFIVEAKFCSLEEALDKLDSPPMREPLSDYLKTDEPGRFYAFKGWDGRGGLRIPALKAKV, from the coding sequence ATGGCGCGGCGTGATCTGCTGGTTGCAGCGGGCATTCTGCGAGACCGATTCGGGCGGGTACTGCTGGTGGGCAACGACTGGCAGGGGCATGGGCGCGTGCGCCACACCCTCCCCGGCGGCGTCGTGGAACAGGGCGAAACCCTGCCCGAAGCCCTTTACCGCGAGATCATAGAAGAAACGGGCCTGAAGCTGACCGGAATCAAGCACATGGCCTACACGGTGCATATTGAGGATGAACGCCGGGGCGAACGCGCGATTGCGGTGGCGTTCGAGGCGACGTGGGAAGGCCTGCTGAACCCCGCCGATCCAGACGGCTTTATCGTGGAAGCCAAGTTCTGTTCGCTGGAAGAGGCGCTGGACAAGCTGGATTCGCCGCCCATGCGCGAGCCGCTCAGCGACTACCTGAAAACGGACGAGCCGGGGCGCTTTTATGCCTTCAAAGGCTGGGATGGACGCGGCGGGCTGCGGATTCCGGCGCTGAAGGCAAAGGTTTAG
- a CDS encoding tyrosine-type recombinase/integrase → MDMERIRETAGVRHLSMHGLRHTYASLGVPVEVVSKQLDHASVAFTLSHYRTVFVSAREDWALNLSELLEGRNN, encoded by the coding sequence ATGGATATGGAGCGCATTCGTGAGACGGCGGGCGTGCGCCATCTGTCTATGCACGGCCTGCGCCACACATACGCCAGCCTGGGCGTGCCAGTGGAAGTGGTGAGCAAGCAACTGGATCATGCCAGCGTTGCGTTCACACTCAGTCATTACCGAACTGTTTTTGTCTCAGCGCGCGAGGACTGGGCGCTCAATCTCAGTGAGCTGCTGGAAGGTAGAAATAACTGA